Proteins from a genomic interval of Geminocystis sp. M7585_C2015_104:
- a CDS encoding glyoxalase-like domain protein — MLIEGSIKIVNNIWMALLPELGETLFSTPGIMVMLLIAYGGAMWMFLSSAPKVYTIMVSDLNVAKEFYEDLLELPVAEVPLHYYYNYDQSLGVGALDPLYLGSGLNYNVPRHNEGLWYQLKRNTQIHVIGGASFGYKNCQRHVCFDRECLEAILLRVQSRRLKYKIRTEKPLNFLVKDWNNRVFEMAEAGG, encoded by the coding sequence ATGCTGATAGAGGGGAGTATAAAAATCGTCAACAACATCTGGATGGCACTTCTGCCGGAATTGGGAGAAACACTCTTCTCCACCCCGGGAATAATGGTAATGTTATTGATAGCCTATGGGGGCGCCATGTGGATGTTTTTGAGTAGTGCCCCCAAGGTTTATACAATTATGGTATCAGATCTGAATGTTGCTAAGGAATTTTATGAAGACTTATTGGAGTTGCCAGTAGCGGAGGTACCTTTACACTATTACTACAACTATGATCAGAGTCTGGGAGTGGGCGCCCTTGACCCCCTTTATTTAGGTTCTGGCCTCAATTATAATGTCCCTAGACACAATGAGGGGTTATGGTACCAATTGAAGAGGAACACCCAAATACATGTGATTGGAGGTGCAAGTTTTGGTTATAAAAACTGTCAACGTCATGTCTGTTTTGACAGGGAATGTCTAGAAGCCATACTACTAAGAGTTCAATCCCGTCGTCTCAAGTACAAAATTCGCACAGAAAAACCTCTCAATTTCCTAGTAAAAGACTGGAATAACCGTGTCTTCGAAATGGCAGAGGCAGGCGGATAA